A window from Populus trichocarpa isolate Nisqually-1 chromosome 3, P.trichocarpa_v4.1, whole genome shotgun sequence encodes these proteins:
- the LOC18097080 gene encoding uncharacterized protein LOC18097080, which yields MLARCSRAAASHFFHQLRNNNNSKDAAFKFISHQSYAKAATAAAMAASPILSSQKVFPSNSVVNLDKMFRSKPCSLALAPDSPLRIEEPEYEGIRRFVLKLLLFYSKQSKSIRGANVVYRRIVSQVDRPAIYEVFNLEKTFKMTFSLLVLHMWLCLRRLKQEGKEGVEFGQYIYEIYNHDVELRVSKAGVNLLLTKWMKELEKILYGNIVAYDAAMLPEAKPDELPKVIWRNVFSDDGTTEPDDTASQAIQAMARYVRHEASCLSLTDKEAMFSGNFMFTSLENLSSHARR from the exons ATGTTAGCAAGATGCAGCAGAGCAGCTGCTTCTCATTTCTTTCATCAACtcagaaacaacaacaacagtaaAGATGCtgcctttaaatttatttcacacCAAAGCTATGCCAAGGCTGCCACAGCGGCAGCAATGGCAGCTTCTCCAATTCTCTCGTCACAGAAGGTTTTCCCCAGCAATTCAGTG GTGAATTTGGATAAAATGTTTCGGTCTAAGCCTTGTTCTTTGGCTTTGGCTCCGGACTCTCCACTCAGAATCGAAGAGCCAGAGTATGAGGGAATTAGGCGTTTTGTGCTCAAGTTGTTGCTGTTTTATAGTAAACAAAGTAAGTCTATTCGAGGAGCTAATGTGGTGTACCGAAGAATTGTGTCACAAGTAGATAGACCTGCCATTTATGAAG TATTCAACTTGGAGAAGACATTTAAAATGACATTCTCATTGCTTGTACTCCACATGTGGCTTTGCTTACGTCGATTGAAACAAGAGGGAAAAGAAGGTGTTGAATTCGGGCAATACATATACGAGATTTACAATCATGATGTGGAGTTGAGAGTATCTAAAGCAGGG GTTAACTTGCTTCTGACCAAAtggatgaaagaattggagaaaATATTATATGGAAATATTGTTGCTTATGACGCTGCCATGCTTCCCGAGGCTAAACCAGATGAGCTTCCAAAGGTGATATGGAG GAATGTCTTTTCAGATGATGGTACAACTGAGCCAGATGATACTGCATCACAGGCTATTCAG GCAATGGCCAGGTATGTGCGCCATGAAGCTAGTTGTCTTTCCTTAACTG ACAAAGAAGCAATGTTTTCTGGGAATTTCATGTTCACCTCCTTGGAGAACCTGTCATCTCATGCAAGAAGATAA